The Winogradskyella schleiferi genome has a window encoding:
- a CDS encoding transglutaminase domain-containing protein — protein MKNLLIIFTLILSANFSNAQNFKFGKISKEELQEKYHSKDSATSAAILYRNEDIKFIYATNEGFMQEREVHERIKIYNKDGFDWATKKLYLYRGNGQKEILSGLKGFSYNLVNGKIEKDKLKGDGKFEDDHNEYTRISSFTLPNVKEGTVIEYKYKIVSPRYSIDDIIFQYSIPVNKLEVRIATPEYLVYNKQYNLRASYLPKIVESSETTTIPFDYQIDVCTLSEEDIPALREEAYAGNMNNYRSKMAMELTAYLNNLKLVEKSFSSTWEEVSKTIYDNSDFGGQLSKFNIYKDDLEAALTGVEDDFEKAFLVEELVKSKVKWNGNYGKYAQNGVRSAYKDGKGNVGDINLMVVSMLRSHGVNANPVVLSTRNNGFPLFPTREGFNYVICCVQKDDQYLLIDATEQYSTHNVLPLRTLNWQGRLIQDNDVSRWVDLQPKSQSVESTMLNVKINEDFTLTGKVAKQLTDYIAYFYRDKYVNMTTEDQIKSLEKDKGDLEIDELNVENLKNSTEPIKVSYDYEFSDGIDEVGDKLYFTPLLFLRTKENPFKLENRQYPIDFIIPNSDKQRINIMLPEGYVVESLPKSEVYEFNNANVKFTYYIKQNGKFLQLVTQMDIINPIILSTDYEAFKSFYGRIVEKQAEQIVLTKA, from the coding sequence ATGAAAAATCTACTAATTATTTTCACCCTAATCTTGAGTGCTAATTTCAGTAACGCTCAAAACTTTAAATTTGGAAAAATTTCGAAAGAAGAACTTCAAGAAAAATACCATTCAAAGGATTCTGCAACCTCTGCCGCTATATTATATCGCAATGAGGATATTAAATTCATATATGCTACAAATGAAGGTTTTATGCAAGAACGTGAAGTACATGAGCGTATAAAGATTTACAACAAGGACGGATTTGATTGGGCTACCAAAAAATTGTATCTGTACAGGGGAAATGGTCAGAAAGAAATACTTAGCGGCTTAAAGGGCTTTTCATACAACCTTGTTAACGGTAAAATTGAAAAAGATAAACTAAAAGGTGATGGTAAGTTTGAAGACGATCATAACGAATACACAAGGATAAGTTCTTTCACATTACCAAATGTAAAAGAAGGTACTGTCATCGAATATAAATACAAGATCGTTTCGCCTAGGTACAGTATTGATGATATTATCTTCCAATATAGCATTCCTGTAAATAAATTAGAGGTAAGAATAGCAACACCAGAATACTTAGTCTATAATAAACAGTATAACCTTAGGGCGAGTTATCTACCAAAAATAGTTGAATCTTCTGAAACAACAACCATTCCATTTGATTATCAAATCGATGTTTGTACTTTAAGTGAAGAAGATATTCCAGCTCTTAGAGAAGAAGCCTATGCTGGCAATATGAATAATTACAGAAGTAAAATGGCAATGGAACTTACAGCTTATTTAAATAATTTAAAGCTTGTGGAAAAATCATTTTCTTCAACCTGGGAAGAAGTTTCAAAGACAATTTACGATAATTCTGATTTTGGAGGACAGTTGAGTAAGTTCAATATCTATAAAGACGACCTGGAAGCAGCTTTAACTGGTGTGGAGGACGATTTTGAGAAAGCCTTTTTAGTTGAGGAGTTAGTGAAGTCTAAAGTAAAGTGGAATGGTAATTACGGTAAGTATGCACAAAACGGCGTACGTTCGGCCTACAAAGATGGCAAAGGTAATGTTGGAGATATTAATCTAATGGTTGTGTCGATGTTGCGTTCACATGGCGTCAATGCAAATCCAGTGGTATTAAGCACCAGAAACAATGGTTTTCCTCTTTTTCCAACACGAGAAGGATTTAATTATGTTATTTGCTGTGTTCAAAAAGATGATCAATATTTATTAATAGACGCTACTGAACAGTACAGCACTCATAATGTATTGCCTCTGCGCACCTTAAATTGGCAAGGTAGGTTAATACAAGATAATGATGTATCAAGGTGGGTTGATTTACAGCCTAAGTCACAGTCTGTTGAATCAACAATGCTCAATGTTAAAATTAATGAAGACTTTACGCTTACTGGCAAAGTCGCTAAACAGTTAACGGATTATATTGCTTATTTTTATAGAGATAAGTATGTAAATATGACCACTGAAGATCAAATTAAATCATTAGAAAAAGATAAAGGTGATTTAGAAATAGATGAACTAAATGTTGAAAACTTAAAGAATAGTACCGAACCAATTAAAGTGAGCTACGACTATGAATTTTCCGATGGAATCGATGAGGTTGGAGATAAGCTGTATTTTACGCCGCTTTTGTTTTTAAGAACTAAAGAAAACCCGTTTAAATTGGAAAACCGTCAGTATCCTATAGATTTTATAATACCTAATTCAGATAAGCAAAGGATAAATATTATGTTACCAGAAGGTTATGTCGTAGAGTCCTTGCCTAAGTCGGAAGTGTATGAATTTAATAATGCTAATGTAAAGTTTACTTATTATATAAAGCAAAATGGTAAGTTTTTGCAATTGGTTACACAAATGGATATTATTAATCCGATAATTTTATCCACGGATTATGAGGCTTTTAAATCATTCTACGGTAGAATTGTAGAAAAACAAGCCGAACAGATAGTATTAACAAAAGCTTAA
- a CDS encoding 3-phosphoshikimate 1-carboxyvinyltransferase, translated as MRISIQKSKLQNHQSIQITGSKSESNRLLLLKALYPQIQIENVSNSDDSVLMQKALNSTDELIDIHHAGTAMRFLTAYFSIQNNREVTITGSSRMKERPIKILVDALKTLGTDINYLENDGFPPIKIRGKQLAKNKVSLEANVSSQYISALLLIASKLENGLELNLEGQITSVPYIKMTLSLLNSIGVETSFVENVITVKPQTVEPKPQILTVESDWSSASYFYSLIALSALGTEITIASYKEESLQGDSVLANIYNDFGVETRFENNKMTLRKSSTVNRQSSIQLDLKHAPDIAQTIAVTAFGLGLECYMIGLHTLKIKETDRLVALKTELEKLGGEVSITDATLHLKSSTDINSNISIATYNDHRMAMAFAPLALKTPIIIENADVVSKSYPQFWEDLKTIGFKID; from the coding sequence ATGCGTATCAGCATCCAAAAATCAAAGCTTCAAAACCATCAAAGTATTCAGATTACAGGATCAAAAAGTGAATCTAATCGTTTATTGTTGTTAAAGGCTTTGTATCCCCAAATTCAAATTGAGAATGTGTCTAACTCAGATGATTCTGTGTTGATGCAAAAAGCGTTGAATTCAACTGATGAACTCATAGATATTCATCATGCTGGTACAGCAATGCGATTTCTGACGGCTTATTTTTCTATTCAAAATAATAGGGAAGTGACCATAACAGGGTCTTCTCGTATGAAAGAGCGACCAATTAAAATTCTAGTCGATGCCTTAAAAACTTTAGGTACAGATATCAACTATTTGGAAAACGATGGTTTTCCACCTATAAAGATTAGAGGTAAGCAACTAGCAAAAAATAAAGTGTCTTTAGAAGCCAATGTGAGTAGCCAATACATTTCGGCATTATTACTCATTGCTTCAAAACTGGAAAACGGATTAGAACTTAATTTAGAAGGTCAAATAACTTCGGTTCCTTATATCAAAATGACCTTGAGTTTGTTGAATTCAATTGGAGTAGAAACTAGTTTCGTTGAAAATGTCATTACAGTGAAACCACAAACCGTTGAACCTAAGCCACAAATTTTAACCGTTGAGTCAGATTGGTCTTCAGCATCCTATTTTTATAGTCTCATTGCGTTAAGTGCTTTAGGTACTGAAATAACTATAGCATCCTACAAAGAAGAAAGTTTGCAAGGTGATTCTGTTTTAGCAAATATTTATAATGATTTTGGGGTTGAAACACGTTTTGAAAATAATAAAATGACGCTGAGAAAATCGTCAACCGTTAATCGTCAATCGTCAATACAATTAGATTTAAAGCATGCACCAGACATCGCACAAACTATTGCGGTAACTGCATTTGGCTTAGGTTTAGAATGCTATATGATAGGCTTACATACCCTAAAAATTAAGGAAACCGACCGTTTGGTAGCGCTTAAAACTGAATTGGAAAAATTAGGAGGCGAAGTTAGTATTACGGATGCAACTTTACATTTAAAATCCTCAACAGACATTAATAGCAACATCTCAATTGCCACATACAACGACCACAGAATGGCAATGGCATTTGCGCCTTTGGCATTAAAAACACCAATTATAATTGAAAACGCTGACGTTGTAAGCAAATCATATCCGCAATTTTGGGAAGACCTTAAAACAATAGGATTCAAAATAGACTAA
- the rlmN gene encoding 23S rRNA (adenine(2503)-C(2))-methyltransferase RlmN: METKKKDIRALTKEQLRDFFVSQGDKAFRGNQVYEWLWQKSAHSFEDMTNLSLETRQMLEDNFVINHIKVDQMQRSADGTIKNAVRLHDDLIVESVLIPTATRTTACVSSQVGCSLDCRFCATARLKRMRNLNPDEIYDQVVAIDNESRLYHNRPLSNIVFMGMGEPLMNYNNVLKAIEKITSPEGLGMSPKRIVVSTSGVPKMIKKMADDKVKFKLAVSLHSAIDEIRTSIMPFNATFPLQDLREALQYWYAVTKNRITYEYVVWDGINDKRKDVEALVEFCKFAPSKVNLIEYNPIDDGEFQQAKSKAIDMYVDMLEANNITVTVRRSRGKDIDAACGQLANKS; encoded by the coding sequence ATGGAAACCAAAAAGAAAGACATACGAGCACTTACAAAAGAACAACTCAGGGATTTCTTCGTAAGTCAAGGAGACAAAGCCTTTAGAGGTAATCAGGTTTACGAGTGGTTGTGGCAAAAGTCAGCTCATAGTTTTGAGGATATGACTAACCTATCGTTGGAAACTAGGCAAATGCTCGAAGATAACTTTGTCATTAACCATATCAAAGTAGATCAGATGCAACGTAGCGCTGATGGTACGATTAAAAATGCCGTAAGATTGCATGATGATTTAATTGTAGAATCTGTCCTCATTCCAACAGCAACGAGAACCACCGCCTGTGTGTCATCTCAAGTAGGCTGTAGTCTTGATTGTAGATTTTGTGCCACAGCAAGATTAAAACGCATGCGAAATCTTAATCCCGATGAAATTTACGATCAAGTGGTGGCCATAGATAATGAAAGTCGGTTATACCATAACAGACCCTTAAGCAACATTGTATTTATGGGAATGGGAGAACCATTGATGAACTACAATAACGTACTTAAAGCCATAGAAAAAATTACATCACCAGAAGGTTTGGGTATGTCGCCTAAGCGTATTGTGGTATCTACATCAGGAGTACCAAAAATGATTAAAAAAATGGCTGATGATAAGGTAAAGTTTAAGTTAGCAGTATCGTTACATTCGGCTATAGATGAGATTCGTACCTCCATAATGCCATTTAACGCAACATTTCCACTTCAAGATTTAAGAGAAGCACTCCAATATTGGTACGCAGTTACAAAAAATAGGATTACCTACGAATATGTGGTTTGGGATGGCATCAATGATAAGCGAAAGGATGTTGAAGCCTTAGTGGAGTTTTGCAAATTCGCACCAAGTAAAGTGAATCTTATAGAATACAACCCTATTGATGATGGCGAATTTCAACAAGCCAAATCAAAAGCCATTGATATGTATGTTGATATGCTTGAGGCTAATAACATCACGGTTACTGTTAGGAGAAGTAGAGGTAAAGATATTGATGCGGCTTGCGGACAGTTGGCAAATAAAAGTTAA
- the dtd gene encoding D-aminoacyl-tRNA deacylase, with protein MKIVIQRVSEASVTIEGHKVAEIGNGLLVLLGIVNEDSQEDIDWLCNKIINLRIFSDEEGVMNKSLKTIGGDVILVSQFTLHASTKKGNRPSYIKAAKPEVAIPLYEKFIEILQTVLEKPIQTGEFGADMKVNLINDGPVTIIIDSENRN; from the coding sequence ATGAAAATAGTTATTCAAAGAGTTTCAGAAGCAAGTGTAACAATTGAAGGGCATAAAGTTGCCGAAATTGGTAACGGACTTTTGGTGTTACTCGGTATAGTAAATGAAGATTCTCAAGAAGATATCGATTGGCTCTGCAATAAAATAATCAACCTTCGTATTTTTTCAGATGAAGAAGGCGTAATGAACAAATCATTGAAAACTATTGGAGGCGATGTGATTTTGGTTAGTCAATTTACGCTTCATGCGAGTACTAAAAAAGGAAATCGACCAAGTTATATCAAAGCGGCAAAACCAGAGGTGGCTATTCCGTTGTACGAGAAATTTATAGAAATACTTCAGACTGTATTGGAAAAACCAATACAAACAGGAGAATTTGGAGCAGATATGAAAGTGAACTTGATAAATGATGGGCCAGTGACCATTATTATCGATTCTGAAAATAGAAACTAA
- the rsgA gene encoding ribosome small subunit-dependent GTPase A, which yields MTGTVYKSTGSWYTVKTFNGKFYECRIKGRFRLEGIKSTNPIAVGDIVEFQLETKNNTETGVINRIEERKNYIVRKSVNLSKQTHIIASNIDLVFLLITIDNPPTFTTFIDRFLVTAEAYSIKTVLLFNKVDTYDEETMLEVKYLASIYRAIGYECIDISATTGKNIEKVKTLMVGKVSMFAGHSGVGKSTLVNAIEPSLDLKTKAISTQHSQGQHTTTFAEMFDLSFDAKIIDTPGIKGFGVVDMEREEVGDYFPEFFALKQDCKFNNCIHLNEPKCAVKDALEADEVSYSRYKSYVQILEGEDEHYRTDHWDEN from the coding sequence ATGACAGGAACAGTATATAAATCTACAGGCAGCTGGTACACAGTAAAAACCTTCAACGGGAAATTCTACGAGTGCAGAATCAAAGGGCGTTTTAGATTGGAAGGTATCAAAAGTACCAATCCAATTGCGGTTGGAGATATCGTAGAGTTCCAATTGGAAACGAAAAACAATACTGAGACTGGAGTTATCAATCGCATTGAAGAACGCAAAAATTATATTGTACGTAAATCGGTAAACCTTTCTAAGCAAACGCATATCATTGCTTCAAATATCGACTTGGTTTTCTTATTGATCACTATCGATAACCCACCAACATTTACTACGTTTATAGATCGGTTTTTAGTGACGGCAGAAGCCTATTCCATTAAAACCGTACTATTATTTAACAAAGTAGATACCTACGACGAAGAAACCATGTTGGAGGTTAAATATCTTGCTAGTATTTATCGTGCTATTGGTTATGAATGTATCGATATTTCTGCCACCACAGGGAAAAACATTGAGAAAGTAAAGACCTTGATGGTAGGCAAAGTAAGTATGTTTGCAGGTCATTCTGGTGTCGGTAAATCCACATTGGTTAATGCTATCGAACCCTCTCTTGATTTAAAAACAAAAGCTATTTCTACCCAACATAGTCAAGGGCAACATACCACGACATTTGCAGAGATGTTCGATTTAAGTTTCGATGCTAAAATTATAGATACACCAGGCATCAAAGGTTTTGGAGTTGTGGATATGGAACGTGAAGAGGTTGGCGATTATTTCCCTGAATTTTTTGCACTAAAACAAGATTGTAAGTTTAATAATTGTATTCACCTTAACGAACCAAAATGTGCTGTAAAGGATGCTTTGGAAGCAGATGAGGTGTCCTATTCAAGATATAAAAGTTATGTCCAGATTTTAGAAGGCGAAGATGAACATTATAGAACTGATCATTGGGATGAAAATTAG
- a CDS encoding DUF3857 domain-containing protein encodes MFRLKFPLLTFFVLFTTFSFSQTENVYNSLFVPQELVDKANAVVRFEKNQVEILGLDKIKITTKRITTVYNKRGNKHVNAVLFYDNSRSINKMEALIYDAFGEEIKKVRKKDFKDVSAVSDFSIYEDDRVKYLDYIPLKYPYTVEFNAETVYTSTAFFPNWYPIDDYYVSVEHSDYEIINTANIDLKAKKVNFEGYNIKEISENHFVAENIQGIKYEAYTPELKNIIPHYKVALKKFEMVGVEGENNTWNDFGKWMYDRLLTGTDEIPQATKDHVKQLTAGVDDKIERAKIIYKYMQDKTRYISIQVGIGGWKPMLANDVDKLGYADCKGLTNYTKALLEAVDVPSYYTLVYGGRGLRDIDSEFSSTQGNHAILCVPNDDENIFLECTSQTNPFGFTAGFTDDRKVLLVKPEGGEIVHTKVYEADDSVQNTTASIIMDTSGSFTADVAITTTGYQYNIHEGIEKKTERDQKLHYKEYWDNINNLSIDNISISNDKDAIIYNEKVQLTFANYASKSGLRLIFQPNMFNKVTQIPPRYTDRKLEFKIDRGFKDTDEFIIQIPEGLKVEAMTESKDIKTKFGSYNFKIETLANNKLKYSRTYILNKGNYEKEDYKAFRNFSKQIVKYDKSKIVLIQS; translated from the coding sequence ATGTTTCGTTTAAAATTTCCGCTTCTTACCTTTTTTGTTTTATTTACAACTTTTAGTTTTTCTCAAACCGAAAATGTCTATAATTCATTATTTGTTCCACAGGAATTAGTGGATAAGGCCAATGCCGTTGTTAGATTTGAAAAGAATCAAGTCGAAATTTTAGGTCTCGATAAGATTAAAATAACTACAAAACGAATAACCACAGTCTATAATAAAAGAGGGAATAAACATGTAAACGCGGTTTTGTTCTATGACAATAGTAGATCCATTAATAAAATGGAAGCACTTATTTACGATGCCTTCGGAGAAGAAATAAAAAAAGTAAGGAAAAAAGATTTTAAAGATGTCAGTGCGGTAAGTGATTTTTCTATTTATGAAGATGATCGGGTAAAATATCTAGATTATATTCCTTTAAAATATCCTTATACGGTAGAATTTAATGCTGAAACAGTCTATACATCTACAGCGTTTTTTCCTAATTGGTATCCTATTGACGATTATTATGTTAGTGTAGAACATTCGGATTATGAGATCATCAATACGGCAAATATTGACTTGAAGGCCAAAAAGGTAAATTTTGAAGGCTATAATATCAAAGAAATTTCTGAAAACCATTTTGTGGCAGAAAATATTCAAGGCATTAAATATGAAGCCTATACTCCAGAATTGAAAAACATAATCCCTCATTACAAAGTTGCCTTAAAAAAGTTTGAAATGGTAGGCGTTGAAGGAGAAAACAATACTTGGAACGATTTTGGAAAATGGATGTATGATAGATTATTAACTGGGACAGATGAGATTCCACAAGCCACAAAAGATCATGTAAAACAACTTACAGCAGGTGTTGATGACAAAATAGAACGTGCTAAAATAATCTACAAGTATATGCAAGATAAAACGCGTTATATCAGTATTCAGGTTGGTATTGGTGGTTGGAAACCCATGTTGGCCAATGATGTAGATAAGCTGGGTTATGCAGATTGCAAAGGTTTAACAAACTATACAAAGGCATTGTTGGAAGCTGTGGACGTGCCTTCGTATTATACCTTAGTTTATGGAGGTCGAGGGCTTAGGGATATAGATAGTGAGTTTTCTTCCACTCAAGGGAATCATGCGATTTTATGTGTTCCAAATGATGATGAAAATATATTCTTGGAATGTACAAGCCAAACAAACCCATTCGGGTTTACCGCAGGTTTTACAGACGACAGAAAAGTATTATTGGTAAAACCAGAAGGTGGGGAAATAGTACACACAAAGGTATATGAAGCCGATGATAGCGTTCAAAACACAACGGCAAGTATTATTATGGATACTTCAGGAAGTTTTACTGCAGACGTTGCTATTACGACTACGGGTTATCAATACAATATCCATGAAGGTATTGAAAAGAAAACCGAAAGAGACCAAAAACTACATTATAAGGAATATTGGGATAATATTAATAATTTAAGCATCGATAACATAAGCATTTCGAATGATAAGGATGCTATAATATATAATGAAAAGGTACAATTAACTTTTGCTAATTATGCTTCAAAAAGTGGTTTAAGACTTATTTTTCAACCTAATATGTTTAATAAAGTTACGCAGATTCCACCGAGATATACAGATCGAAAATTAGAGTTTAAAATTGATCGTGGCTTTAAGGATACGGATGAGTTTATTATTCAGATACCAGAAGGTCTAAAGGTGGAAGCTATGACAGAGTCTAAAGACATCAAAACCAAGTTTGGTAGTTATAACTTCAAAATAGAAACGTTAGCAAACAATAAATTAAAATATTCTAGAACCTATATTCTAAATAAAGGAAATTATGAAAAAGAAGATTATAAGGCCTTTAGAAACTTTAGTAAGCAAATTGTTAAATACGATAAAAGTAAGATTGTTTTAATACAATCCTAA
- a CDS encoding nucleotide pyrophosphohydrolase — protein sequence MNIKNAQKEVDDWINEHGVRYFNELTNMAQLTEEVGEVARIIARRYGEQSEKESDKDKDLGEELSDVMFVVLCLANQTGIDLQEAFDKKMDKKSKRDHDRHHNNEKLK from the coding sequence ATGAACATTAAAAACGCACAAAAAGAAGTTGACGACTGGATTAATGAACACGGAGTTCGCTACTTCAATGAGCTTACCAATATGGCTCAATTAACTGAAGAGGTTGGAGAAGTGGCTCGTATTATTGCTAGACGTTACGGAGAGCAAAGCGAAAAGGAAAGCGACAAGGATAAAGATTTAGGCGAAGAACTGTCAGATGTGATGTTTGTTGTTTTGTGTTTAGCAAACCAAACAGGTATTGATTTGCAGGAAGCTTTCGATAAAAAAATGGATAAAAAAAGCAAACGAGACCACGATAGACACCATAATAACGAGAAATTAAAGTAG
- the queA gene encoding tRNA preQ1(34) S-adenosylmethionine ribosyltransferase-isomerase QueA, whose product MKLSHFSFDLPDELLAEHPAEHRDESRLMVLNREKQTIEHKQFKDIIDYFDEGDVMIMNDTKVFPARLYGNKEKTGARIEVFLLRELNQDQRLWDVLVDPARKIRIGNKLYFGEDETLVAEVIDNTTSRGRTLRFLYDGSYNDFRTKLTQLGETPLPKYINRDVEPEDEERYQTIYAKNEGAVAAPTAGLHFSRHLLKRLEIKGVKTAEVTLHVGLGTFNPVEVEDLSKHKMDSEEIIISQSAADIVNKGIENKKRVCAVGTTSMRTIESSVSSNGRLNEFEGWTNKFIFPPYEFSIANCMITNFHTPKSTLLMMTSAFAGHDFMKKAYEEAVKEKYKFYSYGDAMLII is encoded by the coding sequence ATGAAATTATCACACTTTAGTTTTGACCTTCCAGACGAATTACTTGCCGAACATCCTGCAGAACACAGGGATGAATCGCGATTGATGGTGCTTAATAGGGAAAAACAAACTATTGAACACAAACAATTTAAAGATATTATCGATTATTTTGATGAAGGTGATGTGATGATCATGAATGACACTAAGGTGTTTCCTGCCCGTTTATATGGCAACAAAGAAAAAACAGGCGCACGTATCGAGGTGTTTTTATTGCGGGAATTAAATCAAGACCAACGTCTTTGGGATGTTTTGGTAGATCCAGCGCGTAAAATTAGAATAGGTAATAAACTCTATTTTGGAGAAGACGAAACTTTAGTTGCTGAAGTTATAGATAATACCACTTCTAGAGGAAGAACCTTACGTTTTCTTTACGATGGTTCTTATAACGATTTCAGGACTAAATTAACGCAACTTGGCGAAACACCATTGCCAAAATATATCAATAGAGATGTAGAGCCAGAAGATGAAGAGCGTTATCAAACCATCTATGCAAAGAACGAAGGCGCAGTAGCAGCACCAACAGCAGGTTTGCATTTCTCTAGGCATTTGTTAAAACGTTTGGAAATCAAAGGCGTAAAAACCGCAGAAGTAACTTTACACGTTGGTTTGGGTACATTTAATCCAGTTGAAGTAGAGGATTTGTCTAAGCACAAAATGGATAGTGAAGAAATTATAATCTCTCAAAGCGCTGCCGACATTGTAAATAAAGGAATAGAAAACAAAAAACGTGTATGTGCAGTTGGTACAACATCGATGCGAACTATAGAAAGTTCAGTGTCTTCCAACGGCAGATTAAATGAATTTGAAGGCTGGACCAATAAGTTCATCTTTCCACCTTATGAGTTCAGTATTGCGAATTGTATGATTACCAACTTCCACACGCCAAAATCAACCTTGTTGATGATGACGTCGGCTTTCGCAGGTCATGATTTTATGAAAAAAGCTTATGAGGAAGCCGTAAAGGAAAAATATAAATTCTATTCTTATGGTGATGCTATGCTCATTATCTAG
- a CDS encoding metal-dependent hydrolase codes for MASLFGHGLVAYTVSKVVDSKSNKLLIFLAIGSAILPDLDVLAFKFGIPYSHPLGHRGFTHSILFAVLWSVLLAFVFGKNRKLIFTIVLFIATLSHGLLDAMTSGGKGVGFFIPVDNSRFFFPFRPIKVSPIGIKEFFSEWGINVILSELKYIGIPCLVVLTILVFSKKIMKTKE; via the coding sequence ATGGCATCATTGTTCGGTCATGGATTAGTGGCCTATACCGTTTCCAAAGTTGTGGATTCAAAATCTAATAAACTACTTATATTTTTAGCCATTGGTTCTGCAATACTGCCAGATTTAGACGTTTTAGCTTTTAAATTCGGGATTCCTTATTCGCATCCTTTAGGACATAGAGGTTTTACACATTCTATTTTATTTGCTGTGTTGTGGAGTGTGTTATTGGCTTTTGTATTCGGAAAAAACAGAAAACTAATATTTACAATCGTCCTTTTTATAGCAACGCTATCACATGGACTTTTGGATGCTATGACCTCAGGAGGAAAAGGGGTTGGGTTTTTTATTCCTGTGGATAATTCAAGATTTTTCTTTCCTTTTAGACCCATAAAAGTATCTCCGATTGGTATAAAAGAATTCTTTTCAGAATGGGGAATTAATGTCATACTTAGTGAGCTTAAATATATTGGAATTCCTTGCTTAGTTGTTTTGACTATACTTGTTTTCAGTAAAAAAATAATGAAAACAAAAGAGTAG